The following are encoded in a window of Mustelus asterias unplaced genomic scaffold, sMusAst1.hap1.1 HAP1_SCAFFOLD_2241, whole genome shotgun sequence genomic DNA:
- the LOC144489495 gene encoding histone H1.0-like, with protein MTENSTPAAPASKAKRAKAAKKPLDHPKYTDMITAAIRALNSRGGVSRQAIQKYIASKYHVSNNANVQVKMALKKLVLSGTIRQTKGFGASGSFRLAKSDEPKVVVKKAAKSPKKSATPAARKAPAARKAPAARKAAKATPKPKKAKVEKKKAKSPKKKAAPAKKTKKAKPAKGKKAASSKAAKGRKARK; from the coding sequence ATGACAGAGAACTCCACCCCGGCGGCCCCCGCCTCCAAGGCCAAGCGCGCCAAGGCGGCCAAGAAGCCCCTGGACCACCCCAAGTACACCGACATGATCACCGCCGCCATTCGGGCCCTCAACAGCCGGGGCGGCGTCTCCCGCCAGGCTATCCAGAAGTACATCGCCTCCAAGTACCACGTCAGCAATAACGCCAACGTCCAGGTCAAGATGGCGCTGAAGAAGCTGGTGCTCAGCGGCACCATCCGGCAGACCAAGGGCTTTGGGGCCTCGGGTTCCTTCCGGCTGGCCAAGAGCGACGAGCCcaaggtggtggtgaagaaggcagccAAGTCACCGAAGAAGAGCGCAACCCCGGCGGCCAGGAAGGCCCCGGCGGCCAGGAAGGCGCCGGCGGCCAGGAAGGCGGCCAAGGCCACGCCCAAACCCAAGAAGGCCAAAGTGGAGAAGAAGAAAGCCAAGAGCCCCAAGAAAAAGGCAGCCCCGGCCAAAAAGACCAAGAAGGCGAAACCGGCCAAGGGGAAGAAAGCTGCCAGCTCCAAAGCAGCCAAAGGGAGGAAGGCGAGGAAGTGA